DNA sequence from the bacterium genome:
CAGTGGGCGGCCCCGAACGCCGGCATGACGGGCGGCGAGATCCGCACCATCGGCGACGCCGCCACGCCCACCTTCACGGCGCTGCGCGGCCCGTCCATCGAGCGCTACGGCGACAACGTGGCCCAGCACGCCCGGCGCGCCGCCGCCGTCTTCGGCGACGCCGATGGCCCCACGCCCGCGGTCCAGGGCCTCCTCGGTGGCCTCTTCGGCGGCCGCCCGGCCGCGCCGCCCGTCTTCGATGACGGCTTCACCTGGGCCCCCTACAACCTGCGCGCCCTCGACCCGGGCCAGCAGATCTACTCGCACCACGACAACCACTTCGGCCTCGAGGTCTACAAGCGGATGCCCACCGACCTGGATCGCACCACGATCCTGAGCTGGTTCATCACGCTGCAGGCCCCGGACGCGGGCGGCGAGCTGGTGGTCTATGGGCTCTGGGGCAGCGATCCGAACCTGCCCATGCTGCCGACGCGCTTCATCGACACGGCGGCCCTGGAGGCCCACTTCGCCAAGGAGATCATCGACTTGCGGGCGGGCGACCTCGTCGTCTTCGACGCCGGTCGGCACGTCCACCGCGTCGCGCCCATCCAGGGGGCGCGCCCGCGGCTGACCATGGGCGGGTTCCTGACCATCGACACGGCGCGGACGCGCCTGGCCTTCTGGAGCTGACGGCGCGCCGCCGCCCGGCGGCTCACTCGGCTCAGCCCACCCGGCTCAGCCCACTCGGCTCAGCCCTGGGTGGCCGGCAGGCGCAGGGGCAGGCGGCCGAGGTAGTCGAGCTTGCCCAGGCTCACGCCGTTGTGGCGCAGGATCGAGTA
Encoded proteins:
- a CDS encoding 2OG-Fe(II) oxygenase, whose amino-acid sequence is MHASTPAREGHPLRFSTIDAADLADHADTIEAIYDARHTGIVVRGAFPAERTAATVARLGAADLADQWAAPNAGMTGGEIRTIGDAATPTFTALRGPSIERYGDNVAQHARRAAAVFGDADGPTPAVQGLLGGLFGGRPAAPPVFDDGFTWAPYNLRALDPGQQIYSHHDNHFGLEVYKRMPTDLDRTTILSWFITLQAPDAGGELVVYGLWGSDPNLPMLPTRFIDTAALEAHFAKEIIDLRAGDLVVFDAGRHVHRVAPIQGARPRLTMGGFLTIDTARTRLAFWS